One Synergistaceae bacterium DNA window includes the following coding sequences:
- a CDS encoding SPASM domain-containing protein, translating to MIFGNILRESFSEIWNGGTRREFLRLQISGRRQNKYCATCNSPDYGTHDADYLDQYSDKLIDLFGGKILYSEEKHCDKHTD from the coding sequence GTGATCTTCGGCAATATCCTGCGCGAGAGTTTCAGCGAGATTTGGAACGGCGGCACGCGCCGCGAATTCCTGCGACTGCAAATTAGCGGTAGGCGACAAAACAAGTACTGTGCCACCTGCAACTCGCCGGATTACGGTACACACGACGCCGACTATTTGGATCAATACAGCGATAAACTCATCGATTTATTTGGAGGGAAAATACTTTATTCGGAGGAAAAACACTGTGACAAACACACTG